From the genome of Sulfurovum sp. NBC37-1, one region includes:
- a CDS encoding globin yields MASRKEIMDLPMTAVEKGKPVHFKNPPKAFYDAIGSEEGMKELMYDFYDKIYESDIANFFPQDEEEFDKVKFKNSKFFIQICGGPKVYEDESQGMDLNEYMIRVHDDFSITEKSRIEWLGTMRDALADKAQHVDIELIKEFWEYLEHFSKLTVNTFSDGSTYYAAYIQAKEDS; encoded by the coding sequence ATGGCAAGCAGAAAAGAGATTATGGACCTACCAATGACAGCCGTGGAGAAAGGGAAACCCGTTCATTTCAAAAACCCGCCCAAAGCATTTTATGACGCTATCGGCAGTGAAGAGGGGATGAAAGAATTGATGTATGACTTCTATGACAAGATTTATGAAAGCGACATCGCCAACTTTTTCCCACAGGATGAAGAGGAATTCGACAAAGTTAAATTCAAGAACAGCAAATTTTTCATCCAGATCTGCGGTGGACCAAAGGTCTACGAAGATGAAAGTCAGGGAATGGACCTCAACGAGTATATGATCCGGGTCCATGATGATTTTTCCATCACTGAAAAATCACGTATCGAATGGCTCGGTACCATGCGTGACGCACTGGCAGACAAAGCACAGCATGTCGATATAGAATTGATCAAAGAGTTCTGGGAGTATCTTGAACATTTTTCAAAACTGACGGTCAATACCTTTTCTGACGGAAGTACCTACTACGCCGCCTACATTCAGGCTAAAGAAGACAGCTAA
- a CDS encoding NUDIX domain-containing protein yields the protein MQNKIEKFTLHPLEDPRFISTARVTYEQNGTAKSWEIVKAHDSVAILIYHTQKDAFILVQQFRPAVYINNHDGLTVELCAGIVDKDLSLEQIAKEEIEEECGYDVPLGKIEKITSFYTSVGFAGSRQTLYYAEVDETMKVSEGGGVDAEQIEVIALPVKEAQAFIFDESIAKTPGLMFAFMWWEQKHIRVLDQ from the coding sequence ATGCAGAACAAGATTGAGAAATTTACTTTACATCCTCTGGAAGATCCAAGGTTCATCTCTACAGCCAGGGTAACCTATGAGCAGAACGGCACGGCAAAAAGCTGGGAGATCGTCAAAGCACATGACAGTGTGGCTATACTTATTTATCATACCCAAAAAGATGCTTTCATTCTGGTGCAGCAGTTCCGTCCGGCTGTCTACATCAACAATCATGACGGTCTGACCGTTGAACTCTGTGCGGGTATCGTCGACAAAGACCTCTCTCTTGAGCAGATCGCCAAAGAGGAGATAGAAGAGGAGTGCGGTTATGATGTCCCGCTTGGGAAGATCGAGAAGATCACTTCTTTTTATACTTCTGTCGGCTTTGCCGGAAGCAGGCAGACTCTTTATTATGCCGAGGTCGATGAGACAATGAAGGTTTCGGAAGGCGGTGGTGTGGATGCCGAGCAGATCGAAGTAATCGCACTCCCGGTCAAAGAGGCACAAGCTTTTATATTTGATGAGAGTATTGCCAAAACACCGGGATTGATGTTTGCGTTTATGTGGTGGGAACAAAAGCACATACGTGTTTTAGATCAGTGA
- a CDS encoding peptidoglycan DD-metalloendopeptidase family protein, translating into MKYLILIVVLFTLSFGMKAEMKNWPHDFTFADYLDFHDISREMLDSISPKDQEYLSDIQSKYKYYELLDDNGTLIQALIPISKEMQIHLFKEAKKDRYKFDIIPIAYKTQEYFAKVIINSNPYTDAKKAINRDTVAKKASQALKGIIDTKKLHKGDMVSFIYTQRSRLGVPYTPPEIKVMKVKTRKFDQFIYVDEDGHGYKETDKKVAYTVTGKKKVTYKRRVKGKGSTFGMPLRHARITSSFSYRRWHPILHRYRPHHGTDFGARRGTPLLAVNDGTVSYAGWKGGYGRVVQIRHGGGYESFYAHQSRMRVKRGQKVKKGQIIGYVGSSGRSTGPHLHFGLKKNGRWVDPMKYLRKKSITTSIMKKFTKYKDVTETKYKKVTIKGTTENRKKLEAYLLNDTPSYIWGKEYTGTVHVNDKGKFEDAEQD; encoded by the coding sequence TTGAAATATCTTATATTGATCGTTGTACTGTTCACTCTTTCTTTCGGCATGAAAGCCGAAATGAAGAACTGGCCTCATGACTTCACATTTGCAGACTATTTGGATTTTCATGATATCTCACGAGAGATGCTTGACTCAATTTCCCCCAAAGACCAGGAATATCTCTCCGATATCCAGAGCAAATACAAATATTATGAACTACTGGATGATAACGGTACGCTGATACAGGCGTTGATCCCCATTTCCAAAGAGATGCAGATACATCTTTTCAAAGAAGCCAAGAAAGACAGGTACAAATTCGATATTATCCCTATTGCCTACAAGACCCAGGAATATTTTGCCAAGGTCATCATCAATTCAAATCCTTATACCGATGCAAAAAAAGCCATTAACCGCGACACTGTAGCAAAAAAAGCTTCTCAGGCGCTCAAAGGTATCATTGATACCAAAAAACTGCATAAAGGTGATATGGTCTCATTCATTTATACCCAACGCAGTAGGCTTGGGGTTCCTTACACCCCACCTGAGATAAAAGTGATGAAGGTCAAGACCAGAAAGTTCGACCAATTCATCTATGTCGATGAGGATGGGCATGGCTATAAAGAGACAGATAAAAAAGTAGCTTATACGGTGACAGGGAAGAAAAAAGTAACTTATAAACGAAGGGTAAAGGGAAAAGGCAGTACATTTGGAATGCCGCTTCGACATGCGCGTATTACATCGAGTTTTTCCTACAGACGCTGGCATCCGATTTTGCATCGTTACCGTCCGCATCACGGAACGGATTTTGGTGCAAGGCGCGGTACGCCTCTTCTTGCAGTCAATGATGGGACTGTCAGTTATGCCGGATGGAAAGGCGGCTATGGCCGGGTCGTTCAAATCAGGCATGGTGGAGGTTATGAGTCATTCTATGCCCATCAGAGCCGTATGCGCGTCAAGCGCGGACAGAAGGTAAAAAAAGGGCAGATAATCGGTTATGTAGGGAGTTCGGGAAGAAGTACCGGCCCGCATCTTCACTTTGGACTGAAGAAGAATGGCCGCTGGGTGGATCCGATGAAATACTTGCGTAAGAAATCTATTACAACATCAATCATGAAGAAATTTACAAAATATAAAGATGTCACAGAAACCAAATACAAAAAAGTGACCATTAAGGGAACGACAGAGAACAGAAAAAAGCTGGAAGCATACCTCCTGAATGATACTCCCTCCTATATCTGGGGGAAAGAATATACAGGAACGGTACATGTCAATGACAAAGGGAAGTTTGAAGATGCAGAACAAGATTGA
- a CDS encoding plasminogen-binding N-terminal domain-containing protein, with amino-acid sequence MIRIALILLTALPLFAGFFPSTVHTSVSVAKGDTMALRSSFPANGMSGIIVHNYGSDLQAITAYIAQTSKGHAKVISRDIIHHDELPTIKTPVRAGDKVIGGYLYNNVLLLAPDADTYAKVTSSYTKNWIHPDLFAIYLSKRGDAFPTRENLSSFAKDYQIGLICIVRKNSLVLLDPVSGRIISKKAMGNLPAKAQFPFYMHFKEIRTGWFSKNGSGSYYQTMEAL; translated from the coding sequence ATGATCAGAATAGCATTGATACTGCTGACTGCCCTGCCTCTTTTTGCAGGGTTTTTCCCTTCGACCGTTCACACTTCCGTTTCTGTTGCCAAAGGAGACACAATGGCACTTCGCTCCTCTTTCCCTGCCAACGGTATGAGTGGCATCATCGTACACAACTACGGTAGCGATCTTCAGGCTATTACTGCCTATATTGCACAAACTTCAAAAGGGCATGCAAAAGTGATCAGCAGGGACATCATACATCATGATGAGCTGCCTACCATCAAAACACCGGTCAGAGCAGGTGACAAGGTCATAGGTGGATACCTTTATAACAATGTTCTGCTTCTTGCCCCTGATGCAGATACTTACGCAAAAGTCACTTCCTCTTACACAAAGAATTGGATACACCCAGATCTCTTTGCCATTTACCTTTCCAAAAGAGGAGATGCCTTTCCTACACGTGAAAATCTTTCCTCCTTCGCCAAAGATTACCAGATAGGACTCATCTGTATTGTTCGTAAAAATTCCCTGGTACTGCTTGACCCTGTTTCCGGCAGGATCATCAGTAAAAAGGCGATGGGAAATCTTCCTGCAAAAGCACAGTTTCCTTTCTATATGCACTTCAAAGAGATCCGGACCGGATGGTTCTCAAAAAATGGTTCAGGAAGCTATTACCAAACTATGGAGGCATTGTAG